A single genomic interval of Camelina sativa cultivar DH55 chromosome 11, Cs, whole genome shotgun sequence harbors:
- the LOC104721481 gene encoding uncharacterized protein LOC104721481: MARGGGEWIATGGGGGGGAGVLSFKRITLLVCFFNILIALFVLRFLYSSSLHIYSNNDYVVKYTADEIRKMEESIRIRRSKEPTELVQLVKKLKHEVAVAQSNTELSPNVKHKLVDEILQRLKSLEEKSNVTQLRETVELWRSEKLKEVKEMIQEQNGVNSTLILEEAGMLVRALEMEWDVLSEEIGFWLPAEVTNEEHDDKPEGEEEPEEILAGRPVPAVCNAELHTDYGGAAVRWGLTHHKESAAHCCQACLDQARRAKPGETRCNIWVYCPSEFGCFSPDIYEHKHQECWLKYAEKPKQNFKDRYSETYRNNHPKAPSIVPWVSGVVTAA; encoded by the exons ATGGCGAGGGGAGGAGGAGAATGGATCGccaccggaggaggaggaggaggaggagctggaGTTCTCTCTTTCAAAAGAATCACTCTACTCGTTTGCTTTTTCAACATTCTCATCGCTCTCTTTGTTCTTCgctttctctattcttcttctctccacaTCTATTCCAACAACGATTACG TTGTTAAGTACACAGCAGATGAGATTAGGAAAATGGAGGAATCTATTCGGATTCGAAGATCAAAAGAACCTACCGAGCTTGTTCAATTG gtgaagAAGCTGAAACATGAGGTCGCCGTTGCACAATCAAATACTGAACTGTCTCCTAATGTTAAACACAAACTAGTTGATGAGATCCTGCAGCGTTTGAAAAGCTTAGAGGAGAAGTCGAATGTTACTCAACTCAGAG AAACTGTAGAATTGTGGCGCAGTGAGAAGCTGAAGGAAGTTAAAGAGATGATTCAAGAACAAAATGGGGTAAACTCCACCCTCATATTGGAGGAAGCAG GGATGCTTGTAAGAGCTTTGGAGATGGAGTGGGATGTGCTGTCTGAAGAGATCGGTTTCTGGTTACCTGCTGAGGTTACCAATGAAGAACACGATGATAAACCTGAAGGAGAGGAAGAGCCTG AGGAGATATTAGCAGGCAGACCAGTGCCAGCTGTATGCAATGCAGAGCTTCACACAGATTATGGTGGTGCTGCAGTGAGATGGGGACTTACACATCATAAAGAGAGTGCAGCTCATTGTTGCCAGGCTTGCTTAGACCAGGCAAGGCGTGCAAAACCTGGAGAAACGAGATGCAACATTTGGGTTTATTGCCCATCTGAGTTTGGTTGCTTCTCTCCAGATATTTATGAGCATAAGCATCAGGAATGTTGGCTTAAATAC GCAGAGAAGCCAAAACAGAATTTTAAAGACAGATATTCGGAGACATACAGAAACAACCACCCAAAAGCGCCTTCTATAGTTCCATGGGTTTCAGGTGTTGTAACGGCTGCTTGA
- the LOC104721483 gene encoding uncharacterized protein LOC104721483: protein MKILVTGSTGYLGARLCHALLRRGHSIRALVRRTSDLSDLPPEIELAYGDVTEYRSLADACSGCDIVFHAAALVEPWLPDPSRFVSVNVGGLKNVLEAVKETKTVQKVIYTSSFFALGSTDGSVADETQVHSEKFFCTEYERSKATADKIALNAASEGLPIILLYPGVIYGPGKLTTGNMVARLLIERFNGRLPGYIGSGNDRYSFSHVDDVVEGQIAAMEKGRLGERYLLTGENASFKLVFDMAALITGTKKPNFSIPLWAINAYGWVSVLISRVTGKLPLISPPTVTVLRHQWAYSCDKAKLELGYNPRSLKEGLEEMLPWLKSLGVIQY from the exons atgaaaatactgGTCACCGGCTCTACTGGTTACTTAGGCGCACGACTCTGCCACGCTCTCCTCCGTCGCGGCCACTCTATACGCGCCTTAGTCCGTCGCACCAGCGACCTCTCCGATCTACCTCCAGAAATCGAGCTCGCTTACGGAGACGTAACGGAGTACCGTTCACTAGCGGATGCTTGCTCCGGTTGCGATATTGTTTTCCACGCTGCGGCTTTAGTTGAGCCTTGGCTTCCTGATCCATCTCGATTCGTCTCG GTCAACGTTGGTGGACTGAAGAACGTCTTGGAAGCAGTTAAGGAGACGAAGACCGTGCAAAAGGTTATCTACACTTCTTCCTTCTTCGCTCTTGGGTCTACTGATGGATCTGTTGCTGATGAGACTCAA GTTCATAGTGAGAAATTTTTCTGCACGGAGTatgagagatccaaggctacTGCTGATAAGATTGCTTTGAATGCTGCTTCTGAAGGTCTTCCCATAATTTTGCTGTATCCTGGTGTTATCTATGGTCCAGGCAAGCTCACTACAGGCAATATGGTTGCTAGATTG TTAATCGAACGCTTTAACGGGAGATTACCTGGATATATTGGCTCTGGGAATGATAGATACTCCTTCAGCCATGTTGATGATGTTGTGGAGGGTCAGATTGCTGCAATGGAAAAAGGTAGGCTTGGTGAGAGATACTTACTCACTGGGGAAAATGCTTCTTTCAAGCTTGTATTTGATATGGCTGCACTGATTACTGGAACCAAGAAGCCAAACTTTAGCATTCCATTATGGGCTATCAACGCATACGGATGGGTATCTGTTCTAATCTCTCGGGTTACAGGAAAGCTTCCACTTATTAGTCCTCCG ACAGTGACAGTGCTGAGACATCAGTGGGCATACTCTTGTGACAAGGCTAAGCTAGAACTTGGTTATAACCCTCGAAGCCTTAAGGAAGGATTGGAGGAGATGCTCCCTTGGTTGAAGAGTTTGGGCGTCATTCAATACTGA
- the LOC104721478 gene encoding signal peptide peptidase-like 1: METLWTLLYLLEPAPATLIVTAVTVTFASAFRALNYGKEMERNRDFSEASITLDSSQALMIPVMSSCSLLLMFYLFSSVSQLLTAFTAIASVSSLFYWLSPYAVYIKTQLGLSDPFVSRCCSKSFTRIQGLLLVACAVTVVAWLISGHWVLNNLLGISICIAFVSHVRLPNIKICAMLLVCLFVYDIFWVFFSERFFGANVMVTVATQQASNPVHTVANSLNLPGLQLITKKLELPVKIVFPRNLLGGVVPGVSASDFMMLGLGDMAIPAMLLALILCFDHRKTRDVVNLFDLKSSKGHKYIWYALPGYAIGLVAALAAGVLTHSPQPALLYLVPSTLGPVIFMSWRRKDLAELWEGPASSNPTEKSHEIEI; encoded by the exons aTGGAGACTCTATGGACTCTTTTGTATTTGCTAGAACCTGCACCAGCCACTCTCATTGTCACAGCTGTCACTGTGACTTTTGCTTCCGCTTTCCGTGCACTTAACTATGGCAAAGAGATGGAGAGAAATCGTGACTTCTCCGAAGCTTCCATTACACTAGATAGCTCCCAGGCCTTGATGATCCCAGTTATGAGCTCTTGCAGTTTGCTTCTCATGTTCTATTTGTTCTCTTCTGTTTCTCAGCTCCTCACTGCGTTTACAGCCATTGCTTCTGTTTCATCTCTCTTCTATTGGTTATCGCCGTATGCTGTATATATTAAGACGCAGCTTGGTCTGTCTGATCCCTTCGTCTCACGCTGCTGCTCGAAATCATTTACAAGAATCCAAGGATTGCTACTTGTGGCTTGTGCTGTGACAGTTGTGGCATGGCTCATCTCTGGCCATTGGGTTCTGAACAATTTGCTTGGGATCTCCATCTGTATTGCGTTTGTCAGCCATGTTCGTCTACCCAATATCAAAATATGTGCTATGCTTCTCGTGTGTCTCTTTGTATATGACATATTCTGGGTTTTCTTCTCTGAAAGATTCTTTGGTGCTAACGTTATGGTAACTGTCGCAACCCAGCAAGCATCAAACCCGGTTCACACAGTAGCTAACAGTTTGAATCTTCCTGGACTGCAATTGATCACTAAGAAACTGGAACTGCCAGTGAAAATTGTGTTTCCTCGGAACCTATTGGGAGGTGTAGTGCCCGGTGTGAGTGCCTCAGATTTCATGATGCTTGGTCTTGGTGACATG GCTATCCCAGCAATGCTTTTGGCTTTGATCCTCTGTTTTGACCATCGAAAAACTAGAGACGTGGTGAATCTTTTCGATCTAAAATCTTCCAAGGGGCACAAATACATATGGTATGCACTTCCTGGATACGCCATTGGCCTGGTGGCGGCTCTAGCAGCAGGTGTATTGACTCATTCACCTCAACCAGCTCTACTTTATCTG GTACCATCGACATTAGGACCGGTGATCTTCATGTCTTGGCGGAGAAAGGATCTTGCGGAGCTGTGGGAAGGTCCTGCGTCATCCAATCCCACTGAGAAATCTCATGAAATAGAGATATGA
- the LOC104721480 gene encoding protein WEAK CHLOROPLAST MOVEMENT UNDER BLUE LIGHT-like 1 yields the protein MEDLKTTEAVSLPEDSSGTSNVSDNGEIVRPDELEQPQAIPTILENNEAIQQSSQCEESTENGKTYVDDTFLPSTISNSQVEETQDSQTTSALASPSVDIVLPRVNTKYGAERPTRNGLSPRSLSPRCIGSPRALLSPRFSGSTSPLSNGTPRSMDSYRDSIDTASPFESVKEAVSKFGGITDWKAHRMQVLERRKFVEQELDKIQDEIPEYKKKSEMVEMSKMQAVEELESTKRLIEELKLNLDKAETEERQAKQDSELAKMRVEEMEQGIADEASVAAKAQLEVAKARHTSAISELESVKEELQNMQKEYDALVKEKELAVKEAKEAVLASKEVEKKVEELTIELIATKESLECAHSSHLEAEELKFGAAMLRDQETHRWEKELKQAEEELQRLKQHIVSTKELKVKLEFASALLLDLKKELSDHMESSQLKEETGSSVANSEILSQEKTNTDIQKAVASAKKELEEVNANVEKATSEVNSLKVASSSLRLEIEKEKSALDSIKQREGMASITVASLDAEIDITRSEIALVESKEKEAREEMVELPKQLLQASQEAEEAKSFAELAREELRKSQEEAEHAKAGASTMESRLIAAQKEIEAIKASERLALAAIKALQESESSSKDNAVDSPRTVTLTIEEYYELSKRAHEAEEEANARVAAAVSEMEEAKETEKRNLEKLEEVNKEMIERKETLAGAMDKAEKAKEGKLGVEQELRKWREEHEKKRKTGDSGENIEKSHERSIEGSKEKEADTNESNRTETDPVPQATPGKKKKKLFPRFLMFLMKKKSHK from the exons ATGGAGGATTTAAAGACAACAGAAGCAGTATCTCTTCCGGAAGATTCTAGTGGGACCTCAAATGTTAGTGATAATGGTGAAATTGTAAGGCCTGACGAGTTGGAGCAACCTCAAGCAATACCAACAATACTCGAAAACAATGAAGCTATTCAACAATCATCTCAATGTGAAGAGTCAACAGAAAATGGGAAAACTTATGTGGATGACACTTTTTTACCCTCAACTATATCAAACTCTCAAGTAGAAGAAACACAAGATTCTCAAACTACTTCTGCTCTTGCTTCTCCCTCTGTTGATATTGTTCTGCCTCGCGTGAACACCAAGTATGGAGCAGAGCGCCCAACAAGAAATGGATTGTCTCCAAGATCTCTGTCCCCAAGATGCATTGGATCTCCAAGAGCGCTCCTGTCTCCGAGGTTTTCAGGATCAACATCACCACTGAGCAATGGAACACCAAGAAGTATGGATTCTTATAGAGACTCAATTGATACAGCATCACCTTTTGAATCTGTTAAAGAAGCCGTCTCAAAATTTGGCGGAATTACTGATTGGAAAGCACATAGAATGCAAGTATTAGAG CGACGCAAGTTTGTGGAACAAGAGCTCGACAAGATCCAGGACGAGATTCCTgaatacaaaaagaaatcagaGATGGTCGAGATGTCAAAAATGCAAGCGGTTGAGGAGCTAGAGAGCACAAAGAGACTCATAGAAGAATTGAAGCTTAATCTTGACAAAGCCGAAACAGAAGAACGACAGGCAAAACAGGACTCTGAGCTTGCCAAGATGAGAGTTGAAGAGATGGAACAAGGAATTGCTGATGAAGCTAGTGTTGCAGCTAAAGCACAGCTTGAAGTGGCTAAGGCAAGACATACATCCGCGATTTCAGAATTGGAATCTGTCAAGGAAGAGCTACAAAATATGCAAAAGGAGTATGATGCTTTggtgaaagaaaaagagttgGCTGTGAAGGAAGCCAAAGAAGCGGTCCTTGCTTCTAAAGAAGTTGAGAAGAAAGTTGAAGAACTCACTATAGAGTTGATAGCTACAAAAGAATCACTGGAATGTGCGCATTCTTCTCATTTGGAGGCGGAAGAACTCAAGTTTGGAGCAGCCATGCTGCGTGATCAGGAGACTCATCGGTGGGAGAAAGAGCTAAAGCAGGCAGAAGAGGAACTCCAAAGACTTAAGCAGCATATAGTTTCTACGAAGGAACTAAAAGTGAAACTTGAATTTGCTTCAGCCTTGCTGCTTGATTTGAAGAAAGAATTGTCAGATCATATGGAATCATCCCAGTTGAAGGAGGAAACAGGTTCCTCGGTAGCAAACAGTGAGATTTTATCACAGGAGAAAACCAATACAGATATACAAAAGGCTGTTGCTTCTGCAAAGAAGGAACTCGAAGAAGTGAATGCAAATGTAGAGAAAGCAACTTCTGAAGTGAATAGCTTAAAGGTAGCATCCTCTTCCTTGAGACTGGAaattgagaaagagaaatcaGCACTTGACTCAATCAAACAAAGAGAAGGGATGGCATCAATAACGGTTGCTTCTCTAGACGCTGAGATAGACATAACGAGGTCCGAAATAGCTTTGGTTGAGTCGAAGGAAAAAGAAGCCAGAGAAGAAATGGTGGAGCTACCAAAGCAACTGCTACAAGCAAGTCAAGAGGCTGAGGAAGCCAAATCATTCGCTGAACTTGCTCGTGAAGAACTAAGAAAGTCtcaagaagaagcagagcacGCAAAGGCTGGAGCCAGTACAATGGAGAGCAGATTAATTGCAGCGCAGAAAGAAATTGAGGCTATTAAAGCTTCAGAGAGGCTGGCTTTAGCTGCCATCAAGGCCTTGCAAGAGAGTGAATCTAGTTCAAAGGACAATGCTGTTGATTCTCCGAGAACCGTAACACTGACAATAGAGGAGTACTATGAGCTTAGCAAGCGTGCTCATGAggctgaagaagaagccaacGCAAGAGTTGCAGCAGCGGTTTCTGAGATGgaggaagcaaaagaaacagaaaagagaaaCTTGGAGAAGTTGGAAGAAGTAAACAAAGAGATGATTGAAAGAAAGGAAACACTTGCAGGAGCAATGGACAAGGCTGAGAAGGCTAAAGAAGGGAAGTTGGGTGTAGAACAAGAGCTGAGAAAATGGAGGGAAGAAcatgaaaaaaagagaaagactgGCGATAGTGGAGAGAACATAGAAAAAAGTCACGAAAGAAGCATTGAAGGGTCGAAGGAGAAAGAAGCTGATACTAATGAGTCAAACAGAACAGAAACAGATCCAGTCCCACAAGCTACTcctggaaagaaaaagaagaaacttttcccaagatttttaatgttcttgatgaagaagaagtcacaTAAGTGA
- the LOC104721479 gene encoding protein CYPRO4-like: MGAAHSHEDLEICSSDEEDEYEEYEEGREAEEEEDKFQDSRDDTLVISSSGRGSKSPSSSLDDVEAKLKALKLKYPSAQTPSSTQNSARLFRYINGNTPKAKWVTAEKLTAYCFVKTDKKGDEDDDEDDDDVNGDVDNEWWVLKVGSKIREKVSDEMQLKAYKDQRRVDFVAKAVWAMKFASGEDFSAFVSSFNNCLFENNHGVEMNEANKAKIYGKDFIGWANPEAADDSMWEDADDILLQSPGGSATTPSRDTQDLTEAFEEATSEGIHSLALGALDNSFLVGDSGIQVFKNMRQGIQGKGVCVNFEPGYGRAHSSAPKKALLMRAETNMLLMSPMSQTPHSRGIHQLDIETGKVISEWKFEKDGVDISMSDITNDGKGAQLDPSASTFLGLDNNRLCRWDMRDRYGMVQDLATANTPVLNWAQGHQFSRGTNFQCFATTGDGSIVVGSLDGKIRLYSSNTMRQAKTAFPGLGAPVTHVDATFDGKWIVGTTDTYLIVICTLFTDKSGKTKTGFEGRMGNKIAAPRLLKLRPLDAHLAGADNKFRNAQFSWVTEDGKQERHVVATVGKFSVIWNFQQVKNKSHECYNEQEGLKKCYCYKIVLRNESIVDSRFMNDNFAISGSPEAPLVIATPMKVSSFSLSSKR, translated from the exons ATGGGAGCAGCTCACAGTCATGAAGATCTAGAGATCTGTTCCTCAGATGAGGAGGATGAGTATGAAGAGTACGAAGAAGGCAGAGAGgccgaagaagaggaagacaagTTCCAAGACTCCAGGGACGATACGTTAGTCATTTCTTCCTCCGGTCGCGGCTCTAaatctccatcttcatcactCGACGACGTCGAGGCAAAACTCAAAGCCCTGAAACTGAAATACCCATCGGCGCAAACCCCTTCGTCTACCCAGAACTCAGCTCGCCTTTTCCGATACATCAATGGGAACACACCCAAAGCCAAATGGGTCACCGCTGAGAAATTGACTGCTTACTGTTTCGTTAAGACCGACAAAaaaggagatgaagatgatgatgaagacgacgacgatgtGAACGGAGATGTGGATAACGAATGGTGGGTTTTGAAAGTCGGAAGCAAGATCCGTGAAAAAGTCTCTGATGAGATGCAATTGAAGGCTTATAAAGATCAACGCCGTGTTGATTTCGTTGCTAAAGCTGTTTGGGCTATGAAATTCGCAAGCGGAGAAGATTTCTCTGCTTTTGTGAGCAGTTTTAACAATTGCTTGTTTGAGAACAACCATGGGGTTGAGATGAATGAAGCCAATAAGGCAAAGATCTATGGGAAAGATTTCATTGGTTGGGCTAATCCTGAAGCTGCTGATGATTCAATGTGGGAAGACGCTGATGATATATTGCTTCAAAGTCCAGGAGGATCTGCAACAACTCCGTCGAGAGATACACAGGATTTGACTGAGGCCTTTGAGGAAGCGACCAGTGAGGGTATACATAGCTTAGCTTTAGGTGCTTTGGATAATAGTTTTCTTGTTGGAGATTCTGGTATTCAGGTTTTTAAGAACATGAGGCAGGGGATTCAAGGGAAAGGTGTTTGTGTTAACTTTGAGCCTGGTTATGGTCGAGCTCACTCCTCTGCCCCCAAGAAGGCTCTTCTCATGAGAGCTGAGACTAATATGCTGCTCATGAGTCCTATGAGTCAAACGCCTCATTCACGAGGTATCCATCAGCTTGACATTGAGACCGGGAAGGTTATTTCTGAGTGGAAGTTTGAGAAAGATGGTGTGGATATCTCTATGAGTGATATTACTAATGATGGTAAAGGTGCTCAATTGGACCCGTCTGCGTCAACGTTTCTTGGTTTGGATAACAATAGGCTTTGTAGGTGGGATATGCGTGACAGATATGGGATGGTTCAGGATCTTGCTACTGCGAATACTCCAGTCTTGAATTGGGCTCAGGGGCATCAGTTTTCTAGAGGGACTAACTTTCAGTGCTTTGCGACTACTGGTGATGGCTCAATTGTTGTTGGCTCTCTTGATGGCAAGATTAGACTTTACTCTAGCAACACTATGAGGCAGGCAAAGACGGCTTTCCCTGGACTTGGTGCACCTGTTACTCATGTGGATGCTACATTCGATGGGAAATGGATAGTTGGTACAACTGACACTTATTTGATTGTTATTTGTACCCTTTTCACTGATAAAAGTGGCAAAACAAAGACCGGCTTCGAGGGTCGCATGGGAAATAAGATTGCCGCACCAAGGTTGCTTAAGTTGAGACCTCTTGATGCCCATTTAGCTGGAGCTGACAACAAATTCCGCAATGCTCAGTTTTCTTGG GTCACGGAGGATGGGAAACAGGAGCGTCATGTGGTAGCAACTGTTGGAAAGTTCAGTGTGATATGGAACTTTCAGCAAGTGAAGAATAAATCTCATGAATGCTACAATGAGCAGGAAGGGCTGAAGAAATGCTACTGCTACAAGATAGTCCTTCGAAATGAATCTATCGTGGACAGTCGCTTCATGAATGACAACTTTGCAATCTCTGGTTCACCTGAAGCGCCTTTGGTCATTGCAACTCCCATGAAGGTTAGCTCTTTCAGCTTATCCAGCAAGCGGTGA